The following coding sequences lie in one Tichowtungia aerotolerans genomic window:
- a CDS encoding sensor histidine kinase, whose translation MKQKRTVSLKTLNAEIQAEIAIVLLAIMPALSICYVLTVISNPGHLAPGMIFLIFILTLGVAFSGFLILRKYPKNIIKLRNYFTEIAQKTPPENIRLVQAGDSDDIRYIEENFNRMLAEMRHRIEKTEEQLQVEHELRKTIDDQQKELQGMIRTLAAVCHHIGQPATVLQMEMHLLMQKATDDEVIQRIAESAQEVDRISTILQKLQRSSTFMSTPFSGSEDPLKD comes from the coding sequence ATGAAACAAAAAAGAACTGTCTCACTGAAGACGCTTAATGCGGAAATACAGGCTGAAATTGCAATCGTACTTCTGGCCATTATGCCCGCATTATCGATTTGTTATGTCCTGACTGTTATCAGTAATCCCGGACATCTTGCACCCGGGATGATCTTTCTTATTTTTATCCTGACCCTTGGAGTTGCCTTCTCCGGATTCCTGATTCTGCGAAAATATCCAAAGAACATCATAAAGCTCCGCAATTATTTTACTGAAATTGCCCAGAAAACACCGCCGGAAAATATCCGGTTGGTTCAGGCCGGCGACTCAGATGACATCCGGTACATTGAAGAAAACTTCAACCGAATGCTGGCTGAAATGCGCCACCGCATAGAAAAAACAGAAGAGCAGCTTCAGGTGGAACATGAACTGCGGAAAACCATTGATGATCAGCAGAAAGAATTGCAGGGCATGATCCGAACTCTGGCCGCGGTTTGCCATCACATCGGTCAGCCGGCCACGGTTCTGCAGATGGAAATGCATCTCTTGATGCAAAAGGCAACCGACGACGAAGTGATTCAGCGTATCGCGGAGAGCGCGCAGGAAGTGGATCGAATTTCAACTATTCTTCAAAAACTGCAGCGAAGCAGCACATTTATGAGCACGCCCTTCAGTGGTTCCGAAGATCCGCTCAAAGATTAG
- a CDS encoding DUF805 domain-containing protein: protein MKPFLNIFTFTGEASRSEWWCVYIGVWALWFVLAQVDTVLNGAEETGSWFVVVYLVSFWPLWTTQVRRWHDRGKSGLWCLINFIPVIGSLWAFIELGFFQTKEDDDAWMN, encoded by the coding sequence ATGAAACCCTTTTTGAATATATTTACCTTCACGGGAGAAGCATCCAGAAGCGAATGGTGGTGCGTTTATATTGGTGTTTGGGCTCTCTGGTTTGTTTTAGCACAAGTCGATACAGTATTAAATGGAGCAGAAGAAACGGGCTCATGGTTTGTTGTTGTTTATCTTGTATCCTTTTGGCCTCTCTGGACAACTCAGGTAAGACGATGGCATGATCGCGGAAAGTCTGGGCTTTGGTGCTTAATCAACTTTATTCCGGTCATTGGAAGTTTATGGGCATTTATTGAGTTGGGGTTCTTCCAAACAAAAGAAGATGACGACGCATGGATGAACTGA
- the polA gene encoding DNA polymerase I — MAKKLFLLDGMALVYRSYFAFMRNPMINSKGRNVSAVFGFLNALLEIIEKHEPTHIAVAFDVSGPTFRHDEYPEYKAQREETPEEIRAAVPAIREFLEAFNIPVLTKQGYEADDIIGTLARRAEQEGFDTTMVTPDKDYAQLVDDHTFMMKPAKKGADPEVLGVEQVLEQWGIEKVDQVIDILGMAGDTADNIPGIPGIGPKTAQKLIAQYGSLENLLEHTDELKGKQKEKVEENKERARLCKRLVTIHTNVPIDETPDSLVRNELDEEKLTALFAEFEFTAFSKRLFGKTPPPAPGAGYAAPADTGGQGDLFAFAAANTPAAPAKEEPVYKTIDDVKHRYHLVSTAEDRAALAKKMGEASSFCFDTETTGLDPRMDRLIGMSFAIQPHEAWYVTLPPDDEETRKALEPFKAVFGNEEIEKTGHNLKFDIAMLREAGVEVKGPLFDTMLAHYLLDPDQRHGLDRLAGSFLQYAPVSITTLIGEKKKEQLHMTDVPLDKLSDYACEDADVTLQLRYVLEPLLEKQHLRKSLDTIECPLIPVLVEMEANGIALDTAALEEISGRLAGEIENCEKHIYELAGHEFNLNSPKQLGEVLFDEMNLVEKPKKTKTGQYKTNEEELQKLAGDHEIVSTILDYRAATKLKSTYVDALPGFICEKTGRIHTSFNQAVTTTGRLASSDPNIQNIPVRTEQGQEIRRAFVAASNDFTLLAADYSQIELRIMAHLSGDEHMKQAFIDGADIHTATAARVFGVAPEEVTKEQRRRSKMVNFGIIYGISAFGLSQRLRIPRKEAAEIIENYFAQYPAVKQFMDSLIDGARDKGYVETITGRRRHIRDINSNNGTVRSAAERYAINAPIQGSAADLIKIAMIRIEKMLRGKRSKLLLQVHDELVFDLHNDEQDLIPEIQKLMQEALPLSVPLIVDCGTGDNWLQAH; from the coding sequence ATGGCTAAAAAACTTTTTCTTCTCGACGGGATGGCGCTGGTGTACCGCTCCTACTTCGCCTTCATGCGCAACCCGATGATCAACTCCAAAGGACGCAATGTTTCGGCGGTTTTTGGATTTCTGAATGCCCTGCTGGAAATCATCGAGAAACATGAACCAACTCATATCGCAGTGGCTTTCGACGTCTCCGGTCCAACCTTTCGCCACGACGAGTATCCGGAGTACAAAGCTCAGCGCGAAGAGACGCCGGAGGAAATCCGCGCCGCCGTCCCGGCAATCAGGGAATTTCTTGAAGCGTTCAATATCCCCGTACTGACCAAACAGGGTTATGAAGCTGACGACATCATCGGCACCCTCGCCCGCCGCGCCGAACAGGAAGGATTCGACACAACCATGGTCACGCCGGACAAGGACTACGCCCAGCTCGTCGACGACCACACGTTTATGATGAAGCCCGCCAAGAAAGGCGCTGATCCCGAAGTGCTCGGCGTGGAACAGGTGCTCGAGCAGTGGGGCATCGAAAAAGTCGATCAGGTCATCGATATTCTCGGCATGGCGGGCGACACCGCCGACAATATTCCCGGCATTCCCGGAATCGGCCCCAAAACGGCGCAAAAGCTGATCGCGCAGTACGGCTCACTGGAAAACCTGCTCGAACATACCGACGAGCTGAAGGGCAAGCAGAAGGAGAAGGTCGAAGAAAACAAAGAACGCGCCCGGCTCTGCAAACGGCTGGTCACCATTCACACCAACGTACCGATTGACGAAACGCCGGACAGCCTCGTCCGCAACGAATTGGATGAAGAAAAACTGACCGCCCTCTTCGCGGAATTTGAATTCACAGCCTTTTCCAAACGGCTGTTCGGCAAAACCCCGCCGCCCGCTCCGGGCGCGGGCTACGCCGCCCCCGCCGACACCGGTGGCCAGGGCGACCTGTTCGCCTTCGCGGCAGCCAACACGCCTGCCGCACCGGCAAAAGAGGAGCCGGTCTACAAAACCATCGACGATGTCAAACATCGCTACCATTTGGTCAGCACGGCCGAAGACCGGGCCGCGTTAGCAAAAAAAATGGGTGAAGCTTCAAGCTTCTGTTTTGATACGGAAACAACCGGACTCGATCCGCGTATGGACCGGCTGATTGGAATGTCGTTCGCCATCCAGCCTCACGAAGCGTGGTATGTGACGCTGCCGCCGGACGACGAAGAAACCCGCAAAGCGCTTGAGCCGTTCAAAGCGGTCTTTGGAAACGAGGAAATCGAAAAGACCGGGCACAATCTCAAATTCGACATCGCCATGCTGCGCGAAGCGGGTGTTGAGGTGAAAGGCCCGCTGTTCGACACCATGCTCGCGCACTACCTGCTCGATCCCGACCAGAGGCACGGGCTGGACCGCCTCGCCGGAAGTTTTCTGCAGTACGCCCCCGTGTCAATCACCACGTTGATCGGGGAGAAGAAAAAAGAACAGCTCCATATGACCGACGTGCCGCTCGACAAACTGAGCGACTACGCCTGCGAAGATGCAGACGTCACCCTGCAGCTGCGTTACGTTCTGGAACCGCTGCTCGAAAAACAGCATTTAAGGAAGTCCCTCGACACCATCGAGTGCCCGCTGATTCCGGTACTGGTCGAAATGGAAGCCAACGGCATCGCGCTCGACACCGCCGCGCTCGAAGAAATCTCCGGACGGCTGGCCGGAGAAATTGAAAACTGCGAAAAACACATCTATGAGCTGGCGGGGCACGAGTTCAACCTCAACTCTCCCAAGCAGCTCGGCGAAGTGCTGTTCGACGAAATGAACCTGGTTGAAAAACCGAAAAAGACAAAAACCGGGCAGTACAAAACCAACGAAGAGGAACTGCAGAAACTGGCCGGCGATCACGAAATTGTCTCGACCATCCTCGACTATCGCGCCGCCACCAAACTCAAGAGCACCTACGTCGACGCCCTGCCCGGATTCATCTGCGAAAAAACCGGCCGCATCCACACCTCGTTCAATCAGGCGGTCACCACCACCGGACGCCTTGCCTCGAGCGACCCCAATATTCAGAACATTCCCGTGCGCACCGAACAGGGACAGGAAATCCGCCGCGCCTTTGTCGCGGCCTCAAATGACTTCACGCTGCTGGCCGCCGACTACTCGCAGATTGAGCTGCGCATCATGGCGCACCTCAGCGGCGATGAACACATGAAGCAGGCCTTCATCGACGGCGCGGACATTCACACCGCCACCGCCGCGCGCGTCTTCGGCGTCGCGCCCGAAGAGGTCACCAAGGAGCAGCGCCGCCGCTCCAAAATGGTCAACTTCGGCATCATCTACGGCATCTCCGCCTTCGGTCTCTCGCAGCGCCTGCGCATCCCGCGCAAAGAAGCCGCTGAAATCATCGAAAACTATTTCGCGCAGTACCCGGCGGTTAAACAGTTCATGGACAGCCTCATCGACGGAGCCAGGGACAAAGGCTACGTCGAAACCATCACCGGACGCCGTCGCCACATCCGCGACATCAACTCAAACAACGGCACCGTGCGCTCCGCCGCCGAGCGCTACGCCATCAACGCCCCCATCCAGGGCTCCGCTGCCGACCTCATCAAAATCGCCATGATCCGCATTGAGAAAATGCTGCGCGGCAAAAGAAGCAAGCTTCTCTTACAAGTACATGACGAGCTGGTGTTTGATTTGCACAACGACGAACAGGATTTAATCCCCGAAATCCAGAAACTTATGCAGGAGGCCCTGCCCTTGAGCGTCCCCCTCATCGTCGACTGCGGAACCGGAGACAACTGGCTGCAGGCGCATTAG
- a CDS encoding ZIP family metal transporter: MNQIIDIMLYSWVAGFASFIGAVIARVERIPEGVRKKELFRGIVAFGGGILVAAVAFALVPHGIETLSAPMLGLLFGLGGAAFCLLDILLSRSGGSKAQFTAMLSDFIPEAIALGAVFAHDHRLGILLALFIGAQNLPEGFNAYRELKENTGRTAMILWQMFLISFLGPAAALLGYFFLREKLPVTAGIMVFAAGGILYLIFQDIAPQAKYRHHWLPPLGAVLGFIVGMLGQKLIG, encoded by the coding sequence ATGAACCAGATTATCGACATCATGCTGTATTCATGGGTCGCCGGATTTGCTTCTTTTATCGGGGCGGTCATTGCCCGCGTTGAACGGATCCCGGAAGGCGTCCGAAAAAAAGAACTGTTTCGCGGCATTGTCGCCTTCGGCGGCGGCATCCTCGTGGCGGCGGTCGCCTTCGCACTGGTTCCGCACGGCATTGAAACGCTCTCTGCCCCCATGCTCGGCCTGCTGTTCGGACTCGGCGGAGCGGCCTTCTGCCTGCTGGATATTCTGCTCAGCCGCTCCGGAGGCTCCAAGGCTCAATTCACCGCCATGCTGTCGGACTTTATTCCCGAAGCCATCGCGCTCGGTGCCGTGTTCGCGCACGATCACCGGCTGGGTATTCTGCTGGCCCTGTTCATCGGCGCACAGAACCTTCCCGAAGGCTTCAACGCCTACCGCGAACTCAAGGAAAACACCGGTCGCACTGCCATGATCCTCTGGCAGATGTTTTTGATCAGCTTTCTCGGTCCCGCCGCCGCCCTGCTCGGCTACTTCTTTCTGCGGGAAAAACTGCCCGTCACCGCCGGCATCATGGTCTTTGCCGCAGGCGGTATTCTCTATCTCATCTTCCAGGACATCGCCCCGCAGGCCAAATACCGCCACCACTGGCTGCCGCCGCTCGGAGCCGTCCTAGGCTTCATCGTCGGCATGCTCGGCCAGAAACTGATTGGATGA
- a CDS encoding cation:proton antiporter, translated as MDTTNVVLHTVHQAAEAVAHTAEGSGQGITHMMMLLIIQLAIIIIVAKVGGYLSQRFLKMPSVLGELASGMLIGPYALGSKIVLPDFGPVFTEHAGFAASAELYGIATLASIILLFLAGLETDIAAFLRYSVVGSVVGLGGLLTAFVIGDLTAVLWPGNGIHNFMDPAALFLGVISVATSVGITARILAEKRKMASPEGVTILAGAVFDDVFGIVALAIVMGMAKVSMSGGSVNWGEIGIIAAKAIGFFVLVTALGLAFARKITAAIKQFKSKEIMVAICFGLAMLLAGLAEMAGLAMIIGAYIMGLALSRTDLAHEIEEHLEGVNNILVPIFFCVMGMMVDFAAMKPVLLFGAVYSLLAVVSKVAGCGLPAWAMRFNMRGALRIGLGMLPRGEVALIVAGIGLAAGIIDQGTFGVAIMMTVVTTMLAPPLLVKSFNGESGLRKEMAGSSEDVDSIDLEFPTHDITEFLLGRFVRALRNEEFYVNRLHTEQLTYQVRKDDIMFVMIEDGNKLHINAAEEHQTLVRLMLTEELLSLSDLLDATQKMEDLQTMGSGLLANMFC; from the coding sequence ATGGACACCACCAACGTCGTACTGCACACCGTTCATCAGGCCGCAGAAGCCGTCGCTCACACCGCGGAGGGATCCGGTCAGGGCATCACACACATGATGATGCTCCTGATCATTCAGCTCGCCATCATTATTATCGTGGCCAAAGTCGGTGGCTATCTCTCCCAGCGTTTCCTGAAGATGCCCTCCGTACTCGGAGAGCTCGCCTCCGGCATGCTCATCGGCCCTTACGCTCTCGGTTCAAAAATCGTTCTGCCCGACTTTGGTCCGGTCTTCACCGAACACGCCGGTTTCGCCGCCTCCGCCGAACTCTACGGGATCGCCACCCTCGCTTCCATTATCCTGCTCTTTCTGGCCGGACTTGAAACCGACATCGCCGCCTTCCTGCGCTACTCCGTGGTCGGTTCCGTGGTCGGCCTTGGAGGACTGCTCACCGCCTTTGTCATTGGCGATCTCACCGCAGTCCTGTGGCCGGGTAACGGCATTCATAACTTCATGGATCCTGCCGCCCTCTTCCTCGGCGTCATTTCGGTCGCCACCTCCGTCGGCATCACCGCCCGAATCCTGGCTGAAAAGCGGAAAATGGCCTCACCGGAGGGCGTTACGATACTGGCTGGCGCAGTATTCGACGATGTCTTCGGCATTGTTGCGCTCGCCATTGTCATGGGAATGGCAAAAGTCAGCATGAGCGGCGGGTCCGTCAACTGGGGCGAGATCGGCATCATCGCCGCCAAAGCCATTGGGTTCTTTGTGCTCGTCACGGCCCTCGGACTGGCCTTTGCCCGGAAAATCACCGCCGCCATCAAGCAGTTTAAATCCAAGGAAATCATGGTGGCCATCTGTTTTGGTCTGGCCATGCTGCTGGCCGGCCTCGCCGAGATGGCCGGCCTCGCCATGATCATCGGCGCCTATATCATGGGCCTTGCGCTCTCCCGTACCGATCTGGCTCACGAAATCGAAGAACATCTCGAAGGCGTTAATAACATTCTCGTTCCCATCTTCTTCTGCGTCATGGGCATGATGGTCGACTTCGCGGCCATGAAGCCGGTTCTGCTGTTCGGAGCCGTCTACTCCCTGCTGGCGGTCGTCTCAAAAGTCGCCGGGTGCGGACTGCCCGCCTGGGCCATGCGTTTTAACATGCGCGGCGCTCTGCGCATCGGCCTCGGCATGCTGCCGCGCGGCGAAGTCGCCCTCATCGTCGCCGGGATCGGACTGGCTGCCGGAATCATCGATCAGGGAACTTTCGGCGTCGCCATCATGATGACCGTCGTCACCACCATGCTCGCCCCGCCGCTGCTCGTAAAATCCTTCAACGGAGAATCCGGCCTGCGCAAGGAAATGGCCGGCAGCTCAGAAGATGTCGATTCCATCGATCTCGAGTTTCCGACTCATGACATCACCGAATTTCTGCTCGGCCGCTTTGTACGCGCCCTGCGCAACGAAGAATTCTACGTCAACCGCCTGCATACCGAACAGCTCACCTATCAGGTCCGCAAAGACGACATCATGTTCGTGATGATTGAAGACGGCAACAAGCTGCACATCAATGCTGCGGAGGAACACCAGACACTCGTGCGCCTCATGCTCACCGAAGAACTGCTCTCTCTCTCCGACCTGCTCGATGCCACACAGAAAATGGAAGACCTCCAGACCATGGGCTCCGGATTGCTCGCCAACATGTTCTGCTGA
- a CDS encoding PTS sugar transporter subunit IIA — protein MNLKKVLTKDLILPHLKAETKPAVIEEIIDLLEQSGKIKDRETALKAVLTREQKMSTGMQNGIAIPHGKTDSVDHLEAVIAIKPEGIDFDALDGQPSSIFILTLSPANRTGPHIQFLAEISKLLGDPQLREQLTKARTVDEIFNILTA, from the coding sequence ATGAACCTTAAAAAGGTACTAACCAAGGATTTAATTCTTCCGCATTTAAAAGCGGAGACCAAACCGGCTGTAATTGAAGAAATTATCGATCTTTTAGAACAATCCGGAAAAATAAAAGACCGAGAAACCGCTTTAAAAGCAGTGCTGACACGCGAACAGAAGATGTCCACCGGCATGCAGAACGGCATTGCCATCCCGCATGGCAAAACCGATTCCGTCGACCATCTGGAAGCCGTCATTGCAATCAAACCCGAAGGAATCGACTTTGATGCATTGGACGGACAGCCCAGCTCCATCTTTATCCTGACCCTGTCCCCAGCAAACCGCACCGGCCCGCATATCCAGTTCCTTGCAGAAATCAGCAAACTGCTCGGGGATCCGCAGTTGCGGGAACAACTGACAAAGGCCAGGACCGTTGATGAAATATTCAACATTCTGACTGCCTAG
- a CDS encoding HU family DNA-binding protein yields MAKAATKSQIIAQIAEDAEISKVQAKAAVESLVAQAYKGAKDGFTIPGVGKLVKVKRKARMGRNPATGETIKIPAKTVLKFRIAKAAKDAILG; encoded by the coding sequence ATGGCAAAAGCAGCAACCAAGTCACAGATCATCGCTCAAATCGCTGAAGATGCAGAGATCAGCAAAGTACAGGCGAAAGCTGCGGTCGAGTCCCTCGTCGCTCAGGCATACAAAGGTGCCAAAGACGGTTTTACGATCCCGGGTGTTGGTAAACTGGTTAAAGTGAAACGCAAAGCTCGCATGGGCCGCAATCCTGCTACTGGCGAAACGATCAAAATTCCTGCAAAAACGGTTCTCAAGTTCCGTATTGCTAAAGCCGCTAAAGACGCGATTCTCGGCTAA
- the metF gene encoding methylenetetrahydrofolate reductase [NAD(P)H], which produces MNIAQQLNASARPLISVEFFPPKTGTGLAGFDLAAQELTGLNPDFVSVTCGAGGSAAGPTLDICRQLDGLGYKSVVPHCTCVGMSRADLEQTSDAIVAQGLTHIMALRGDPPKGQTHFTPAADGFRYASELVAFLKERHPGLCLGVAGYPEKHPEAPSIEEDIRHLKEKVDAGADFITTQLFLDNDVYFDFVARCRAEGITIPILPGLLPVTSLEQINRMRAFCDFHVPEKLKHDLDAAQDRPAKAERIGLYWAIEQISELIEGGAPGIHLYLLNKSRTAFYPELFACLSRVRGQ; this is translated from the coding sequence ATGAATATTGCTCAACAACTCAACGCCTCCGCTCGACCGCTGATTTCTGTGGAGTTCTTTCCTCCGAAGACCGGGACAGGACTGGCCGGGTTTGATTTGGCCGCTCAGGAGCTGACCGGCCTGAATCCGGATTTTGTTTCAGTGACCTGTGGAGCAGGGGGCTCTGCCGCGGGCCCGACTCTGGATATCTGCCGTCAGCTGGATGGACTTGGTTACAAATCGGTGGTTCCGCACTGTACCTGTGTTGGAATGTCCCGGGCCGACCTGGAACAAACCTCGGATGCCATTGTTGCGCAGGGCCTTACTCACATTATGGCGCTGCGCGGGGATCCGCCGAAAGGTCAGACTCATTTTACGCCGGCCGCGGATGGATTCCGGTATGCGTCGGAACTGGTTGCTTTTTTGAAGGAGCGGCATCCCGGCCTGTGCCTTGGCGTAGCCGGCTATCCGGAAAAGCACCCGGAAGCGCCCAGCATTGAGGAAGATATTCGTCACCTGAAAGAAAAGGTGGATGCCGGAGCCGATTTTATTACCACGCAGCTTTTTTTAGACAACGATGTGTATTTTGATTTTGTCGCCCGCTGCCGGGCGGAAGGGATTACCATTCCGATTCTGCCCGGCCTGCTTCCGGTGACTTCGCTGGAGCAGATCAACCGGATGCGCGCATTCTGTGATTTCCATGTTCCGGAAAAGCTGAAACACGACCTGGACGCAGCGCAGGATCGGCCGGCCAAAGCGGAGCGGATCGGCCTGTACTGGGCAATTGAACAGATTTCGGAATTGATTGAAGGCGGTGCGCCGGGCATACATCTTTATTTGCTGAATAAGTCCCGGACGGCTTTTTATCCGGAACTGTTCGCCTGCCTTTCCCGTGTGCGCGGGCAGTAA
- a CDS encoding O-acetylhomoserine aminocarboxypropyltransferase/cysteine synthase family protein, with product MSDKNWKLETNAVQAGWEPKNGEPRVLPIYQSTTYKYDTAHAVAQLFDLEAEGHMYSRISNPTVEAFEKKMAALEGGVAAVGTSAGQTASMISITNICSAGEHFIAAGKLYGGTVALFTNTLKKMGIEVTLVNQELPLEELKTYFKPNTKGIFAETIANPAMDILDFDKFSALAKEMGVPLIVDNTFATPYLCRPLELGANIVVHSSTKYIDGHATSVGGVIIDGGNFDWANGKYPEMTEPDPSYHGVVYTEQFGDAAYAVKARVQWIRDVGSYMSPMNAFLSNLGLETLHVRMPRHCENAQKLAEFLSAHPKVGWVNYPGLSDHPHHDRAQKYLRDGGCSGVLTFGVKGGAAEGEKVMNSLRLAAIVVHVADVRTGVLHPASMTHRQLTAEEQIAAGVTPDLIRVTVGIENIDDIIADFDQALQQI from the coding sequence ATGAGCGATAAAAACTGGAAACTGGAAACAAACGCCGTACAGGCAGGCTGGGAGCCCAAAAACGGGGAGCCGCGCGTTCTGCCGATTTATCAGAGTACAACCTATAAATATGACACCGCCCACGCAGTGGCCCAGCTGTTCGATCTCGAAGCAGAGGGGCACATGTATTCGCGAATCAGCAATCCGACGGTAGAGGCCTTCGAGAAAAAAATGGCGGCGCTCGAGGGCGGCGTCGCTGCGGTGGGAACTTCCGCCGGACAGACCGCGTCCATGATTTCCATTACCAATATCTGTTCCGCAGGCGAGCATTTTATTGCCGCCGGAAAACTGTATGGCGGCACCGTGGCTCTGTTCACGAACACGCTCAAAAAAATGGGCATCGAAGTGACACTGGTCAACCAGGAGCTGCCGCTCGAGGAGCTCAAGACGTATTTTAAACCCAACACTAAAGGTATTTTTGCAGAGACGATTGCCAATCCGGCAATGGATATTCTGGATTTCGATAAGTTCTCTGCGCTGGCCAAAGAGATGGGCGTCCCGCTTATCGTCGACAATACCTTTGCTACGCCATATCTGTGCCGTCCGCTGGAGCTGGGCGCAAACATTGTTGTGCATTCTTCGACCAAATACATCGACGGGCACGCGACCAGTGTTGGAGGCGTCATCATCGACGGTGGAAATTTTGACTGGGCCAACGGTAAATATCCTGAAATGACCGAGCCCGACCCGAGCTATCATGGCGTGGTTTACACCGAGCAGTTCGGAGACGCCGCCTATGCGGTGAAAGCGCGGGTCCAGTGGATTCGCGATGTCGGCTCCTACATGAGTCCTATGAACGCGTTCCTGTCAAATCTCGGTCTCGAAACACTTCACGTCCGCATGCCGCGCCACTGTGAAAACGCGCAGAAGCTGGCTGAATTCCTGAGCGCCCATCCGAAAGTCGGCTGGGTCAACTATCCGGGTCTGTCTGATCATCCGCATCATGACCGGGCACAGAAATATCTGCGCGACGGCGGTTGCAGCGGTGTACTCACCTTTGGGGTCAAAGGCGGAGCCGCCGAAGGCGAGAAAGTCATGAATTCGCTCAGGCTTGCTGCGATTGTGGTGCATGTGGCCGATGTGCGCACCGGAGTCCTGCACCCGGCGAGCATGACGCATCGCCAGCTGACGGCCGAAGAACAGATTGCCGCCGGCGTTACTCCGGACCTCATTCGCGTGACCGTTGGAATTGAAAACATCGACGATATCATCGCTGATTTTGATCAGGCTCTTCAGCAGATCTGA